The Sphaerochaeta globosa str. Buddy region AAGAGGTATGCTAATAATCTTCCCTCGGTGGAAACCTTTGAGAGTAGTGTACTCTACGACCTCCCCTTCGAGGGAGCTTGGGAAACGGTCAACGGTGGGTTTACCCCCGAGTATTCCCACTCATGGAACATCCCGGGGCAGCGCTATGCATACGATTTTTTGCTAATGAAACAGGGCCGATCATACTTCGGTGATGCACGGAAGGTAGAGAGTTATTATTGCTATGGGAAGCCGATTCTTTCTCCTGCGGACGGGGTGGTGGTAACGGTGCGTAATCGCTCACTCGATAGCCTCATACTGGGTAAGGATAGGTTTTTCAGCCGCTCAAGTCATATAGCAGGTAATTATTTGGTAGTGAAGCATGCACAGGGCGAGTATAGCCTTATGGCCCATCTGAAGAAGGACAGCATCCTGGTGAACGAGGGTGATCATGTTCAGAGGGGCCAAACGCTTGCCCAATGCGGCAATACCGGCAACTCAACCGAGCCCCATCTGCATTTCCATCTGCAGAGCGGGCCAAACTTTTATACCAGCGTTGGCCTTCCCCTACGGTTTTCCGGTATAGCACTCAAGCCCTGCGAGCAGTACGCACACATGGACAAACGTCCTGTCATGCCTGCTGATAGCATTCCGAAGGGATACATCAGCAGGGGGTATACCGTACAGAATGAGAAGGGGGGACTATGACCATACGAACGATACAGCACAACGCAGTCACTCTTGCCCGTGTAGAAAGTGAAACTGTCCTTATTACCGACACCGAAAGTGCCTTGGATCTTATGGCAACGGTCCAGTATCAGACACAATCTCGTTGTCTTATTGTAGACAGCAATGCTTTCGATGCACGGTTCTTTGATCTGAAGACCCGCCTAGCCGGCGACATCCTGCAGAAGTTTGTGACCTACCAGGTTAAGCTTGCCATTATTGGTGATTTTTCAATCTATAGCAGCAAAAGTCTGCAAGACTGTATCCGCGAATCGAACCAGGGCAGGGACATATTCTTTGTTCGTGATGAGCGTGAGGCCATTGCAAAACTCTCCCGTTGAGCAGGTCTTTACAGGGTTCTTCCTACTCGCTACAGTGAGGACGTCGGTAGGAGTGAAATCGTTTCTCCTAATTCATCCATAGACTAGAGAATATATGCAAAACACTACATCACCAAAGGTACCTCCACTTCTTACCAAACGGGTGGTCCTTTTTCTTCTTAGCCAGAACCTTTCCCTATTCGGCTCCTCGGTAGTCGGCTTTGCCATAATCTGGTACATCACCTTGAAAACCTCCTCGGGTATGTACCTGATGCTGGCAACCCTGGCACAGATGGTGCCCCATCTTGTAATAAGCCTCTACAGTGGCGTATGGGCTGACCGGCACAGCCGCAAGATTCTGATTATGATAAGCGATAGCTTCATTGCGATCGCCACCTTGGCGTTGGCCGTCATGTTCTCCCTCGGTTGGGAGTCGATATGGGCCATCCTCGCTGTTTCGGTAATCCGATCCATCGGAGGGGGAATTCAGAGTCCCGCAGTGAATGCAATCATACCCCAGTTGGTGCCTGAAGAGCACTTGGTGCGTATCCAAGGCATTAATCAGAGCATCAATTCAGCGCTTATGCTCATCTCTCCAGCGGTAGGTGGCATGATGCTCGGCCTCTTTGGATTGGTCTCTACGTTCTATTTGGATGTAGTCACTGCGACCCTTGCCGTCTTGGTTTTCAGCTTCATCAAAGTTGCCAAACCCAAACGATCGGAAGAGACTCATTCGGTGGTTGCCGATATAAAAATCGGGCTTTCTTATACCCTCTCGCATCCCATTCTGCGCAACCTTCTGATCTGTTACGGCTTCTCATTCTTTTTGATCACGCCTGCTGCAATCCTCACTCCCTTGCTGGTTGAACGAACTTTCGGCAGTGAGGTATGGCGGTTGACGCTCAATGAAATGGTGTGGACCGGGGGTGCCTTGCTTGGGGGCTTATTGGTCTCCCTGAAGGGAAATTTCAAGAACAAAATCAAGGCAATTGCACTCTCCCTTGTTGCCTTTGGCGCCTGCTTCGCCCTGCTCGGTGTTGCCCCAACGTTTGTGCTCTACCTTATCGTCATGGGACTTGGCGGGCTTTTTGTTCCCATTATCAACACCGCTGAAATTGTCATGATCCAAGAGATCAGCGACGAGGACAAGCTGGGTCGTGTTTTCTCCATCGTCCAGATTATCAGTGGAAGCTCCATCCCCTTGGGTATCATGATCTTCGGGCCTTTGGCAGACAGGGTTTCGATTCAACTGCTCTTGGTGATCAGTGGTGTCCTGTTGGCCGCCGTCGGCCTGCTATATGGTCGTACTTCCTCAAATCAGCAGGTGGTCAAGCAAGCTGAGGTAACCCCGCCGAGCCTGTAAGAGCTGCTCGACAGTACTATATTCATCAACCGTATGCGCAAGCGACTCCTCTGAAGGTCCATAGCCAATGGTCGGGATCCCTGCCTCTGCACAGAAGTGGCTCGCATTGGTGCAAAAACTGTAGTGGGAGAGAGGGCTTGAGGGAAGCGCCTGCTTGGCCGTCTGCACCAAGGGATGGTCATCGGGGAGTAGCCAGGCGGGGAAGAACCGTTTGGCATTGATGTGTACACCGGTATAGCAGGTAAGTGTTCCCTCAGCTATCGATACCGAAGCTTGTATAGCAGGATGCTTATCCAGAATCTGTTGGATCGGAAGGAGAATGGAAGATTCAGTCTCCCCTGGCAGCAACCGGCGGTCGAACGTGACCTTGCAGGATTCTGGAACCACCGAAAGTCCCGGGTAGGGAGCAGAAATGATGTCGGTCAATACCATAATCCCCTCTCCCAAAATCGGATGATGCGGCGGCTCAAGCGCAAGGACTTCTGCAAGAAGTGTCAGCATGGAATGTACTGCATTCACTCCTTGTTGAGGATTGGAGGAGTGACAGCTCTTGCCGAAGGTTTGCAGTACAATCTCAGCACGCCCGCGCTGGCCGCGCTTGATCGTAAGCGAGGAGGCTTCTCCCACAATGACGACATCGGGCTTGATACGCTTGGTAATCAGGCGTGCTGAGAAGCCCTCAAAACACTCTTCACATACCGTGCAGGAAACATGGACCGACCCGCCAAAGTTGCCGTTTGTTTTCTGCTTGAAGTCTGCAGCTGCAATAAGCATGGCACTCAGGGCGCCTTTCATATCACTGGTTCCCCTCCCATAGAGGAGCCCTCCATCCACCGTACCTTGGTAGGGGTCGTGCCTCCACAACGCAGGATTCTCCACCCCCACCGTATCAATATGGCCATCCATAAGAATGCAAGGTCCTTCTTTGTTGCCATAGATGCTGCCGGTAACACTTCCAAAGGCATCGACAAAGATTTCATCAAATCCTAATTGCTGCATGGTTCCTTGGATATAGGAGGCTACTTCGCCTTCAGAGCCCGAAAGACTGGGACGCTTGATCAGGTCCTGACAAAGATGGATGAGTTGTTCGTTGGTGTGCATGACCCTATGGTAGGTCAGATAAACAGAAAGTCAAGCTTTGTTGAGGACCTTGGTGATAAAGGTCTCAACCAAATTGGGATCAAACTCTGTATTCTTGTTTTCCCTCAACGAGAGTATTGCCTCTTCCTCAGTGATGGTACTGCCATGGAGCCGGGGACCTACGAGATCGGCATAGTTGTTTGCAATGGCAAGGATTTGAGCCGTCTGGGGGATGTCCTCATGCTTTAAGCCTTGGGGATAGCCATTGCCGTCCCAGCGTTCATGGTGGTGCAAAACCGCTTCAGAGAAGGGGGCATACTCACCGACTGATCGCAGGATATTGTACCCGATCTCAGCATGGCGCTTGAATTCAAGTGCCTCACTCCGTGTTCTTTCTTTGCTCGATTTTGTGAGAATGGCAGGGTCGATGGCAATCTTTCCCAAATCATGATAGGTGCCTGCAAGGCGTAATTCCTGAATCTCATGTTCCTGATACCCTAAAGCTTGGGCGAACGAGCCAGCTAGGTCTGCTACCTTGCGACTGTGCTCCTGTAGGGTGGCATCTTGGCTGAAAAGACGGCCAAGCAGCGAGGATATGACTTGTTTCTTGAACGAAAGGCTGCTGGCAAGCTTGTTTTGGTACATCACATCTTCTGCCATTTTGAAGGTGTCCTCAAAATGGTTGTCATTCTCATTCTTCACTGCATATCCGAAAGAGACCGAAACCTGGATTCCCTTGATATGTTCCTTTTCAAGAGCAGCATTGAGACGCCTGATGATGGCTTGTGCATGGAGGGCATCGGTCTGGGGTAGCAGAAGGACAAACTCGTCACCGCCGATTCTGCTGATGATATCGTCCTCACGGCACGTCTTACGCATGACCTCGGCGACCTTGCGCAGCAATTCATCGCCTGCTTCATGACCGAAGGCGTCATTGGTGAGCTTCAGACCATTCACATCGGCTACGACCAAGGTGAGAGGATAGTACGGCTCGCTGTCCACTTCGTGTTTTACCTGGTCGTAGTAGCGGCGGTTGTTCAGGGTGGTCAAGGAATCGGTAAAACTGAGCGAGAGAATCTCCCGTTGTTTCTTGCGCTGCTCGGTGCTGTCACGGAATACCAAGACTACTCCGGTAATATTCATTTTTGCATTGAGAATCGGGGCCGCACTGTCGCTGATGTACCGCTCAAAACCATCACGGGCGATGAGGATGGTATCCTCATCAAGTTCGATGGCTTGTTTCAGCTGGAGAACCTGTTGTACGGGATTGGGAGCCACCTGACGGTCCTTGCCGTTCAGTATTTTGAAGACTTCCTCGAATTTTCTTCCTCTTGCTTCTTCTGCATCCCAACCGGTAAGCGATTCAGCAGCCTTGTTCATGAATTGAACGTTGCCTTGGGCATCAGTGGAAATAACACCGTCGCCAACGGAAAGCAAGGTAGTCTCAAAGAGGTTTTTCTCGAAAATAAGCTGTGCTTCAGTTTCTTTCTGATGGGTTATATCGTCGATGATCATGGCAAAGTAGCCTTGCTTGGGGCAGAATGAGGAGATTCTGAAAAGCCTTCCAAGGCCTGCATTGTACGCCTCGAAGGTCATTGACTCGCCACTTAGGGCAACCTTGCCGTTATACTCAAACCAGTACGGCTCAACCTGGTCGATTAGCTCGGTAATTCTCTTACCTACCGATTCCTTGTTTCTTAGTCCAGTCTGCACTTCAAAGTTTTGGTTGACCCTGAGGATGCGATAATCGTTGGGTGTCCCGTTCTCATCCAAGAGTATCTGGCAGTAGGCAAAACCTTGGTTCATGCTCTCGAATATTTTTCGGTTTTCTTCTTCACTTCTCTCAAGGGCTTGGGCGTTCGCAACACGTTTGGAAATATCGGCATGGGTCCCTGTCATAATGAGGGGATTGTGTTGTGCATCCCAGGTTATCACCTGACCGCGATCGAGAATCCAAAGCCAATACCCGTCCTTATGTTGCATACGGACGTCGCAGGAGTAGAAGTCAAGCTCGCCGCGGAAATGTTTCTGCAAGAGATTGAAGGACCGTTCAAAATCTTGGGGTTCGGTAAGGCGCTTGAAGGTCTCAATGGTGACCGGTTCGAGTTCTTCCTTGGTATACCCAAGAAGGGCCGCCCAGCTCTCGTTGATATGTACCGTACCCGTTACGATATTCCATTCCCAAGTTCCCAGGTTCGAGCCTTTGATGACTGAAGCAAAACGGTCGCGTGCTGAACGTAATTCACCCTGGTCTCGCTCCTGCTGGCGGCGGTAGCGGTCAAGACGGATTACTGCCCCTCTGCCTGCAAAGAAGGTGATGAGGATGATTAGTACGGGGCCGAGGAAGGTAAGAATGCGGTCAAGCTCGTACCAGTAATCGACAGCCTTCTGTCGCATTGCCAGCAATGAATACTCGGTTGTTTCAATAGCGTCGAGAATACTTTCCAGTTCAAGGGAGATGGTTTTTGAAACATCCATGAGATGGGTGAGTTCATCCTGCCCAAAATGGATGGCGACTTCTCCAGTCAGGTCGTCTCGGAAGGCCAATATCGGCTGCACTGCCTGCTCAATCAAGTCCTTAAACGTAGCTTCCAGAGTTTTGAGTCGCTGTTGTTGTTCCTCGTCATCACGGGTGAGAATGCTGAGCTTGATGTGGTGTTGGCTAAAGGAATAGGAACTAACACCGATTTCTTGCAAGTAGCGTCTATCGCCGGTAAGCAAATAGCCGCGCTCGGCAACTCGTATGTTCTGGAAGGTGCGCATCAGACTCTTGGTTTCAGTAATGACATCATAGGTATGACTAAGCTCACGCGTTGTTTCAATTGCGCGTGTGGTAAGGGTCATCTTAATGTACCCTATAACTAAGAGGGCTACCAGGATAAGTACCAAGCCGATGATGAATCGCCGGGTGATGCTACGCTCTTTGATTGAGGATTCTCCTTCCTTCTATATATCATACTCATATGAAGGTAGGCATAACAAGAGATTAATCTCCAATTACCTGCTCTTTAACTGGTTATGAAGCGAAAGGATATTTCTTGTCCTTTTTTTTGGGATATTTTCCAGACAACAAACGAGCTGTTGGAAATCCAACAGCTCGTAGGTACAACTACATTACATTCGGTCTAGAAAACAGAATCCTTGTCGTAGAAT contains the following coding sequences:
- a CDS encoding M23 family metallopeptidase — encoded protein: MFLYTLSVFSKWAKYVGLLAFLISLFSEQALFSYLTLLTLFVVLEIALNFSVFSCSIAMLFGLLVIRKRYANNLPSVETFESSVLYDLPFEGAWETVNGGFTPEYSHSWNIPGQRYAYDFLLMKQGRSYFGDARKVESYYCYGKPILSPADGVVVTVRNRSLDSLILGKDRFFSRSSHIAGNYLVVKHAQGEYSLMAHLKKDSILVNEGDHVQRGQTLAQCGNTGNSTEPHLHFHLQSGPNFYTSVGLPLRFSGIALKPCEQYAHMDKRPVMPADSIPKGYISRGYTVQNEKGGL
- a CDS encoding DUF4180 domain-containing protein gives rise to the protein MTIRTIQHNAVTLARVESETVLITDTESALDLMATVQYQTQSRCLIVDSNAFDARFFDLKTRLAGDILQKFVTYQVKLAIIGDFSIYSSKSLQDCIRESNQGRDIFFVRDEREAIAKLSR
- a CDS encoding YgeY family selenium metabolism-linked hydrolase, producing MHTNEQLIHLCQDLIKRPSLSGSEGEVASYIQGTMQQLGFDEIFVDAFGSVTGSIYGNKEGPCILMDGHIDTVGVENPALWRHDPYQGTVDGGLLYGRGTSDMKGALSAMLIAAADFKQKTNGNFGGSVHVSCTVCEECFEGFSARLITKRIKPDVVIVGEASSLTIKRGQRGRAEIVLQTFGKSCHSSNPQQGVNAVHSMLTLLAEVLALEPPHHPILGEGIMVLTDIISAPYPGLSVVPESCKVTFDRRLLPGETESSILLPIQQILDKHPAIQASVSIAEGTLTCYTGVHINAKRFFPAWLLPDDHPLVQTAKQALPSSPLSHYSFCTNASHFCAEAGIPTIGYGPSEESLAHTVDEYSTVEQLLQARRGYLSLLDHLLI
- a CDS encoding HD domain-containing phosphohydrolase — translated: MTLTTRAIETTRELSHTYDVITETKSLMRTFQNIRVAERGYLLTGDRRYLQEIGVSSYSFSQHHIKLSILTRDDEEQQQRLKTLEATFKDLIEQAVQPILAFRDDLTGEVAIHFGQDELTHLMDVSKTISLELESILDAIETTEYSLLAMRQKAVDYWYELDRILTFLGPVLIILITFFAGRGAVIRLDRYRRQQERDQGELRSARDRFASVIKGSNLGTWEWNIVTGTVHINESWAALLGYTKEELEPVTIETFKRLTEPQDFERSFNLLQKHFRGELDFYSCDVRMQHKDGYWLWILDRGQVITWDAQHNPLIMTGTHADISKRVANAQALERSEEENRKIFESMNQGFAYCQILLDENGTPNDYRILRVNQNFEVQTGLRNKESVGKRITELIDQVEPYWFEYNGKVALSGESMTFEAYNAGLGRLFRISSFCPKQGYFAMIIDDITHQKETEAQLIFEKNLFETTLLSVGDGVISTDAQGNVQFMNKAAESLTGWDAEEARGRKFEEVFKILNGKDRQVAPNPVQQVLQLKQAIELDEDTILIARDGFERYISDSAAPILNAKMNITGVVLVFRDSTEQRKKQREILSLSFTDSLTTLNNRRYYDQVKHEVDSEPYYPLTLVVADVNGLKLTNDAFGHEAGDELLRKVAEVMRKTCREDDIISRIGGDEFVLLLPQTDALHAQAIIRRLNAALEKEHIKGIQVSVSFGYAVKNENDNHFEDTFKMAEDVMYQNKLASSLSFKKQVISSLLGRLFSQDATLQEHSRKVADLAGSFAQALGYQEHEIQELRLAGTYHDLGKIAIDPAILTKSSKERTRSEALEFKRHAEIGYNILRSVGEYAPFSEAVLHHHERWDGNGYPQGLKHEDIPQTAQILAIANNYADLVGPRLHGSTITEEEAILSLRENKNTEFDPNLVETFITKVLNKA
- a CDS encoding MFS transporter, encoding MQNTTSPKVPPLLTKRVVLFLLSQNLSLFGSSVVGFAIIWYITLKTSSGMYLMLATLAQMVPHLVISLYSGVWADRHSRKILIMISDSFIAIATLALAVMFSLGWESIWAILAVSVIRSIGGGIQSPAVNAIIPQLVPEEHLVRIQGINQSINSALMLISPAVGGMMLGLFGLVSTFYLDVVTATLAVLVFSFIKVAKPKRSEETHSVVADIKIGLSYTLSHPILRNLLICYGFSFFLITPAAILTPLLVERTFGSEVWRLTLNEMVWTGGALLGGLLVSLKGNFKNKIKAIALSLVAFGACFALLGVAPTFVLYLIVMGLGGLFVPIINTAEIVMIQEISDEDKLGRVFSIVQIISGSSIPLGIMIFGPLADRVSIQLLLVISGVLLAAVGLLYGRTSSNQQVVKQAEVTPPSL